CTTGACTTGCAATGCGATGCGGCTTTCCAGGTCTTGTTTGAGCCGAGCCAACGCGGAGGCCTGCTGTCGGAGTGCGGCGGCTTTGTTGCGAGCGACTCCGCCATCAAAAAGGGTCCATTCAGCCAATAGAGAAGCGGACCAAAATCCTTCGTGCGTGAGGTTTTCATTTTCAAGAAAACTGAATCCGCCCGCGGCACCCACCTGAGGTCCCAAAGCCGCCAGTTCACGCTTTGCTTGATGACGAAGTGCGTTTGATTTGTGGGCGACTGCCTGCAATTCAGATCGTTGTGCCAGTGCCGTTGCAATCAATTCATTGGGCCCAGCATCGGCCGGCAGTCCAACCGCCTCGAATTCCGAATTCATGGGTTGCGAATTCGAAATCTCGGCGAGTGTCACCGGTGCGTCCAGCGGTCGTCCGACATAGCGATTGTAGGCTGCGCGTGCGAGATCGAGCCCATTGGTCGCTTGCAGGTGCTTGTCGCGAGCCTCGGAAAGGGTGGTTTTGACGGCCAAGACATCGCTGTTGGCGACCACACCTTCTCCAAATAAATCCTGGACATCCACCAAATGCTTCTCCAGCGTGACGACGCTGATCCGAGCGACTTCGACGAGTTTGGCCGCCTTCAAGACATTCACAAACGCTTCGGCCACCTCCATTTTTAAGTCGTGCCGTTCGGAGCGTTGGTCGAAACGCGACGCGTGCACATTGGCGCAGGTGGCGTCAATGGTGCTGCTAATCCGCCCACTCGTGTAAACGGGGACTGACGCGAAAGTGGCGGATGAAAAGAAATCCTTTTCTCCGATCGGCAGGGAACTGAAACCGAGGAAGGCCAGTCCAGGAACGTCGACCCCAATTCCAGGTTCTCGATCCAGGGCGGTGTAAGAATTGAACGTTCTCAGGGAAGGGTTTCGGGCCGACTTCGCTGCCTCGTGAGCGTAGACGGCGGCCCCGGTCACATTGGCTTTGGATTGCAGTTTCTGATCCACTGCGACTGCCATTGCCCAGGCTTCTGGCAGCGATTCGCCACCGGTGGAATTCAGTTCGATGCTGTCCAGCACGACGGGGGGCGGTGTTGGTTCCTCCGCCATTTCCATGTCGTTCAGCTCCAGATTCGCCTCGACGTCTGTGAAGCTAGCCAGGCTGACAGGTGGCGACAGGTTCGCGGGAACGCTTGTCTCGCTCGGTGAATGCGCTGCCGCAAGGGGATTGCTGACGGTGGTGGTGTCAGCCAATCGGTGCGTGCCCGACCCGGCGCAACCGATCGCGTTGACCAACAAGACAGCCATGGCAGTTTGGAATCGTGAATGCATTCTGGAAGCCCTGGACAACACAAATCGGGTGTGGAAGTCGTTCGGCTGCAAACGGCAGGGCCGGATCTCAACGACTGTTCACGACATTCCCTGTTTTCGTCACACCCGCTAGGAAGGTCTTAACTGGCCGGTCGAGCAAGGAGGAACCGGCAGGATCGTTACAACGCGAATCACCGCAATCGTTCCAGTCCGCAAGGTCAACGATGTCAGAGCATCTTCTCCCAAGCAGGTCGCTTTTGGCCGCCTGCGGTCCCCAGCGGCACGTCGCTTGCCCTCTTTGCCATCGCTTGCCGGTCGTCATTGATGAGCCGCTTGCCAGTCGCGGGGCGATGGGACGTCCCCAAGAGCCAACCACACAAGGAAAACAAAATGGCTGTTCAAATCATTCAAGATCCAGCAACGAACATGATCGAGATCCAGGCTTCTGGATTGTTGACGACGGAAGACTACGAGACCTTCCTGCCTCGCGTTGAAAAAGCGATTGAAGAACATGGCAAAATCAACCTGATGTTTGTCATGGAGCACGTCGACGGCTGGGAAGTGGGGGCGTTTTGGGACGACCTCAAGTTCGGTTTCAAGCACCATGGCGACCTGAATCGGATCGCGATCGTCGGTGATAAGAAATGGGAAATCGCCATGGCGAAGATCGGCCAGTACTTCACCAGTGCAGAGGTCAAATTCTTCTCCGCCAGCGATCAGCATCATGCGATCGATTGGTTTCGCGTTGGTGGGACGTCGCCTGCAAAGGCGTGAGCCAAACCCGCTGTTCGAGAGGGTGATGGTGCGTTCCAAGGACCACCCTCGATCCTGGACGTCGTGCCGTTTTTTGGTGCTGCATTTTGGCGGGTTTCTGGAGCAACCACCAATCACAACCCGAAGCGTGAGCGAGGGACGCCCCCAACTCCCACGACGGCCCCATCCGGGGCGATACCCAGACGCCCGCCACCATTTGTTTTTCGAACGTCCCAAGGGAGGGTGGTAATAAACGCTTGGCAACACGGTACTTCAAAACTGCACGACCTCCTGCGCGGACGGGGTTCGCAAGACGCTACCAGCCCGGCACTTCACAACTGCACGACCTCCGCGGGCCGAGGTGGGACGCGGCGAGTCCGTTTAATCCTGCGAGGCTCGTCAACGGTGAGGGATGGAGCAGAATGGGCGGGATCAGAACCGGATCAACGGTTTGAGCATGCCGTCTTCTTTGGTTTCCATCATGTGCAGGGCTTTTCCAACCTCGTCAAAGTCGAATGAATGCGTCGTCAAAGGCGATGGATCGACACGTCCAGTTTCCAGCAGGCGAAGCAGTCGCGACATGCGGACGTTTCCGCCGGGGCACAGTCCCGTCCGAATGACTTTGTCACTCATGCCGACGCCCCATTCCAGGCGTGGGATGTTGACGCTGTCGCCGTGTCCAAAGTAACCCGCGACTGAGATCGTTGCGCCCGGCCGGGTTGCCTTGATACAGGACTCAAAGGTGAGCTGAGCCCCGAGGCACTCGATCGCGGAGTCGACGCCGACACCTCCGGTCAGTTTGCGAATTTCTTCCACTGGATCGACTTGGTTGAAGTTCAGGACAACGTCAGCGCCGAAGTGCCGAGAAAGTTCGAGGCGTTTCTCCATCCCGTCGACTCCGATGACCAACCCTGCCCCCAGCAACCGAGCACCAACGGTTGCCATCAAACCCACAGGACCTTGGGCAAAGATCGCCACGGTGCCTCCCAAGGGGATGTTGGCATGTTCGGCTCCCATGAACCCAGTCGACATCATGTCGCAAGCGTAGACGGCGGTGTCATCGGAGATCGAATCGGGAATTGGAGTCAAATTCGCTTTGGCGTCGTTGACGTGAAAGTACTCTGCGAAACTGCCGTCTTTGATGTTCGCGTACTTCCAACCGCCAAGCATCTCGCCGCATTGCGAAGAGTAGCCGCGTTGACAGTTTTCGCACTGAAAGCAGGGCGTGATCGCATTGACCGCCACACGATCACCTTCGCGGAAACCGCGAACTTCACTGCCAAGTTTGGTGACGATGCCCACCGCTTCATGACCGAGTGTCAGACCGCTTCGATCTCCAATTGCACCTTTGACGGTGTGCACGTCGGAGGTGCACACCAGGGCTCGGGTGGTTTTGACAATGGCGTCATTGGGGCCCGGGGTAGGAATGGGTTTGTCGACGAACTCGACGCGATCAATGCCTTGCATCACGAACGCTTTCATCAGGCTGGACATCGGGGGAACTCCGTTGGCGGGTTGAAGTGAACTCGGATCGCTGCTCGAGGCAGCGTGTCTGGACAGACGGTCCACTGCATGTTTGCGATCCCCGTGCCAGAGTGCCGGAGATCGCAGTGGGTAGGTGGCTGGTGGTTCGGCTCGGTGCCATCCGTCGGAAAGTCTCCGCTGTGATGTGTTGGTGCCGGGTGGGATGAGACTTGCCTGTCAAAGCCTTGTCCTCATTCCGGTGGCGAGGTTTTGCCGGAGTTGCCTGTTTGCTCCATTCGAATGACCAAGAGTGTGCGAACACGTCCAGGTTGTGCGAATGCGATCGCACTGGTTGGTTCTGTTGGGGAAAAAGGATGTTGTCTCTCTGTTGTTCGGTGGATGGTCTGACCTCACGGCATTGGAGTTGCGTTGAGATCCTCCGTTGCTCCTTCGGAAAGTGAGCAAAGTGGCGGGCTGGATCGCCCGGGGAAATAGCGAGCACAAACTCAACGAGAAGATGGATGAACATGCCTTCTTTGCATGACCAGTTGCCAACGGACATCGATGGGTTTGACCTGTTGGCAGAGCTCTCGCTCGACCTGCGTTCAACCTGGAACCATGCGACCGATGAAATTTGGCGGACGCTCGACGCGGAGCTTTGGGAAGCGACTCAGAATCCCTGGGTGGTGCTGCAAGCGGCTTCTCATGAACGGATTGAAAAGCAGCTTTCGAATCCCGAGTTTCGCGAACGAGTCAACCAGTTGGTGAAAGTCCGCCGCGACGCGGCGGAAGCCCCCGGTTGGTTCCAGCAATTCCATGCCGAGTCGGCGTTGAAAAGCGTGGCTTACTTCAGCATGGAATACATGCTTAGCGAGGCACTGCCGATCTATTCGGGAGGGCTGGGCAACGTTGCGGGTGACCAGCTCAAAGCGGCCAGTGATTTGGGCGTTCCTGCGACCGGCATTGGGCTGCTGTATCAGCAAGGCTACTTTCGCCAAGCCATCGATGCGGACGGCGCCCAGCAAGCTTTGTATCCCTACAACGATCCGGGGCAGCTTCCCGTGTCTCCGCTGCGAACCGACGATGGCGAATGGTTGCGGCTGAAGATCAGTTTGCCCGGTCACTCCGTTTGGTTGCGCGCTTGGAAAGCGAATGTCGGACGAGTCAAGCTGTACCTGCTCGATAGCAACGATCCTGCCAATCTGCCGGTGTACCGCAGCATCACCAGTGAGTTGTATGGTGGCGGGCCGGAACTGCGGTTGATGCAAGAGATGGTCTTGGGCATCGGCGGATGGCGACTGTTGAAAGCGGTGGGGGTCGCACCGGATGTTTGTCACCTCAACGAAGGGCATGCCGCTTTTGCTGTCTTGGAACGGGCTCGCGATTTCATGGACGAGTCGGGGCAGGCGTTTGATGCGTCCCTGGCGATCACTCGAGCCGGGAATCTGTTCACGACCCACACGGCGGTGGCTGCCGGGTTCGATCGTTTTGATCCGCGTCGGATCGAACAGTATCTTGGTCGTTATGCTCGTGAGCAATTGGGCATCGGCGTCCGCGAGCTGCTCGCATTGGGACGCCTCGATGCCGACGATGATTCGGAACCTTTCAACATGGCGTACCTGGCGGTGCGCGGCAGCGGTGCCGTGAACGGGGTCAGCCGCTTGCATGGTGAAGTCAGTCGTCAGTTGTTTGAGCCTTTGTTCCCGCATTGGCCCGAAGAGGAAGTGCCAATCACGCATGTGACCAATGGGGTGCACGTGCCGACTTGGGATTCTGCGCCCGCGGATGCCCTGTGGACGAAGGCCTGTGGCCAGTGTCGATGGCGGGGCACAACGGACACGCTCGAGCAAGACATGCGGGCGGTAACCGATGAGCAATTGTGGGGATTTCGGCTGGCATCGACTCACGCATTGGTGGACTACGCCAGGTCCCGATTGTCGCGGCAACTGGCCGGCTCGGGAGCATCGCCAGAGGACATCGAAGCGGCCCGTCACCTGTTTGACCCCGCTGCCTTGACGCTCGGTTTTGCGCGCCGGTTCGCAACTTACAAACGCCCGAATTTGTTGCTGCATGAACCCGATCGCCTGTTGAGATTGTTGTCGAATTCGGAACGTCCCGTGCAGTTGATCATCGCCGGCAAAGCTCACCCAGCTGATCAGGCGGGACAGGATCTGATTCGTCAGTGGATTCAGTTCATCCGTCGCGCCGAAGTACGTCCGCACGTGATTTTCATCAGCGACTATGACATGTTGCTGACGCAGCATTTGGTGCGCGGGGTCGATGTGTGGCTGAACACGCCGCGTCGGCCTTGGGAAGCGAGCGGCACCAGCGGAATGAAAGTGTTGGTGAATGGGGGCCTGAATCTGTCTGAGCTGGATGGCTGGTGGGCCGAAGCGTATTCACCTGATGTGGGTTGGGCGATTGGCG
This region of Rhodopirellula islandica genomic DNA includes:
- a CDS encoding TolC family protein; protein product: MAVLLVNAIGCAGSGTHRLADTTTVSNPLAAAHSPSETSVPANLSPPVSLASFTDVEANLELNDMEMAEEPTPPPVVLDSIELNSTGGESLPEAWAMAVAVDQKLQSKANVTGAAVYAHEAAKSARNPSLRTFNSYTALDREPGIGVDVPGLAFLGFSSLPIGEKDFFSSATFASVPVYTSGRISSTIDATCANVHASRFDQRSERHDLKMEVAEAFVNVLKAAKLVEVARISVVTLEKHLVDVQDLFGEGVVANSDVLAVKTTLSEARDKHLQATNGLDLARAAYNRYVGRPLDAPVTLAEISNSQPMNSEFEAVGLPADAGPNELIATALAQRSELQAVAHKSNALRHQAKRELAALGPQVGAAGGFSFLENENLTHEGFWSASLLAEWTLFDGGVARNKAAALRQQASALARLKQDLESRIALQVKQSWLNLQNANDRILVAETSVEQAEENLQSALDRYRQGVGTNTEALDAQTLLAQSRNSYFSAKYDAALARVMLDRATGNL
- a CDS encoding SpoIIAA family protein; amino-acid sequence: MAVQIIQDPATNMIEIQASGLLTTEDYETFLPRVEKAIEEHGKINLMFVMEHVDGWEVGAFWDDLKFGFKHHGDLNRIAIVGDKKWEIAMAKIGQYFTSAEVKFFSASDQHHAIDWFRVGGTSPAKA
- a CDS encoding NAD(P)-dependent alcohol dehydrogenase — protein: MSSLMKAFVMQGIDRVEFVDKPIPTPGPNDAIVKTTRALVCTSDVHTVKGAIGDRSGLTLGHEAVGIVTKLGSEVRGFREGDRVAVNAITPCFQCENCQRGYSSQCGEMLGGWKYANIKDGSFAEYFHVNDAKANLTPIPDSISDDTAVYACDMMSTGFMGAEHANIPLGGTVAIFAQGPVGLMATVGARLLGAGLVIGVDGMEKRLELSRHFGADVVLNFNQVDPVEEIRKLTGGVGVDSAIECLGAQLTFESCIKATRPGATISVAGYFGHGDSVNIPRLEWGVGMSDKVIRTGLCPGGNVRMSRLLRLLETGRVDPSPLTTHSFDFDEVGKALHMMETKEDGMLKPLIRF
- the glgP gene encoding alpha-glucan family phosphorylase, translated to MNMPSLHDQLPTDIDGFDLLAELSLDLRSTWNHATDEIWRTLDAELWEATQNPWVVLQAASHERIEKQLSNPEFRERVNQLVKVRRDAAEAPGWFQQFHAESALKSVAYFSMEYMLSEALPIYSGGLGNVAGDQLKAASDLGVPATGIGLLYQQGYFRQAIDADGAQQALYPYNDPGQLPVSPLRTDDGEWLRLKISLPGHSVWLRAWKANVGRVKLYLLDSNDPANLPVYRSITSELYGGGPELRLMQEMVLGIGGWRLLKAVGVAPDVCHLNEGHAAFAVLERARDFMDESGQAFDASLAITRAGNLFTTHTAVAAGFDRFDPRRIEQYLGRYAREQLGIGVRELLALGRLDADDDSEPFNMAYLAVRGSGAVNGVSRLHGEVSRQLFEPLFPHWPEEEVPITHVTNGVHVPTWDSAPADALWTKACGQCRWRGTTDTLEQDMRAVTDEQLWGFRLASTHALVDYARSRLSRQLAGSGASPEDIEAARHLFDPAALTLGFARRFATYKRPNLLLHEPDRLLRLLSNSERPVQLIIAGKAHPADQAGQDLIRQWIQFIRRAEVRPHVIFISDYDMLLTQHLVRGVDVWLNTPRRPWEASGTSGMKVLVNGGLNLSELDGWWAEAYSPDVGWAIGDGKEHGDDPQWDAIEANQLYELLENEVVPEYYDRNELGIPSRWLARMRESMARLTPRFSAVRTVCEYTEKIYIPAANRIQSRTKLGGVAGTNLVNWKHALMERWSSIRFVDVAVTSSESEHHFVVQVDPGGLEAGCIRVEMFADAIQDGEPERLLMNRQVDDQASHLVYELSVPSTRPANDYTARILPQHEGVAVPLELPLILWQR